One segment of candidate division KSB1 bacterium DNA contains the following:
- a CDS encoding F0F1 ATP synthase subunit epsilon, translated as MPEAKTFLLEIVTPQGVVFSDQVEAVRAPGIDGYFGVLPGHTPLMTALRVGEIRVRRKGELIRFATSGGFVEVLPRRMIILAETAEEAAKIDVARALAARERALKRLRQRTPDIDLERARAALARAMNRLRVAGYEEGTWP; from the coding sequence ATGCCGGAGGCCAAGACCTTCCTGCTGGAGATAGTTACGCCCCAGGGGGTTGTGTTTTCGGACCAAGTGGAGGCGGTGCGGGCTCCCGGAATCGATGGCTATTTTGGCGTGCTTCCGGGCCACACGCCCTTAATGACTGCTCTGCGCGTGGGCGAAATCCGGGTGCGGAGGAAGGGGGAGCTGATCCGCTTCGCCACCTCGGGCGGATTTGTCGAAGTACTGCCGCGCCGGATGATTATCCTGGCCGAGACGGCGGAGGAAGCCGCCAAGATCGATGTGGCCCGGGCCCTCGCCGCGCGGGAGCGCGCTCTTAAGCGCCTGCGCCAACGTACGCCCGATATCGATCTGGAACGTGCCCGTGCCGCACTGGCGCGCGCCATGAACCGACTCCGTGTGGCCGGATACGAAGAAGGCACCTGGCCCTGA
- the atpD gene encoding F0F1 ATP synthase subunit beta: MSVGKIVQIIGPVVDVRFEDSRLPDILNALEVIRPDGSRLVLEVAQHLGEDTARCVAMDSTDGLVRGMEVRDTGGPIDMPVGPETLGRLMNLVGEPIDELGPIEAKQRMPIHREPPPLEEMSTSYEMFETGIKVIDLIEPYVKGGKVGLFGGAGVGKTVLIMELINNVAKFHGGVSVFGGVGERTREGNDLWLEMIQSGVINYGPKAKEYIRTRDPSYVDFRALRESRIALVFGQMNEPPGARMRVGLSALTIAEYFRDVEGKDVLLFIDNIFRFTQAGSEVSALLGRMPSAVGYQPTLATEMGQLQERIASTKRGSITSVQAIYVPADDITDPAPATTFAHLDATTVLSRQIAELGIYPAVDPLDSTSRILDPRIVGEEHYYVARTVQQILQRYKDLQDIIAILGMDELSDEDKLIVARARKIQRFLSQPFHVAEEFTGQPGKYVPLEETIRGFKGLIEGEYDHLPEQAFFMVGTIDEAIEKAKRLQSA; this comes from the coding sequence ATGAGCGTCGGAAAGATTGTGCAGATTATCGGTCCGGTCGTGGATGTGCGTTTTGAAGACAGTCGGTTGCCGGATATCCTCAACGCCCTCGAGGTGATCCGGCCCGATGGTTCCCGGCTCGTTCTCGAGGTGGCCCAGCATCTGGGGGAGGACACGGCGCGCTGTGTGGCCATGGATTCCACCGATGGCCTAGTACGCGGGATGGAGGTGCGCGACACGGGCGGGCCGATCGACATGCCCGTGGGGCCGGAGACCCTGGGTCGGCTGATGAACCTGGTGGGCGAGCCCATTGATGAGCTTGGCCCCATCGAAGCCAAGCAGCGGATGCCTATTCACCGCGAACCTCCCCCGCTCGAAGAGATGAGCACCAGCTACGAGATGTTCGAGACCGGGATCAAGGTCATCGACCTGATTGAGCCCTACGTCAAGGGGGGTAAGGTTGGCCTCTTCGGCGGCGCCGGGGTCGGCAAGACCGTGCTTATCATGGAGCTCATCAACAACGTCGCCAAGTTTCACGGCGGCGTGTCCGTGTTCGGGGGCGTAGGCGAGCGTACCCGTGAGGGCAATGATCTCTGGCTGGAGATGATCCAGTCCGGCGTGATCAACTACGGGCCCAAGGCTAAGGAATATATCCGCACCCGAGATCCGAGCTACGTGGATTTCCGCGCGCTCCGCGAATCCCGGATCGCCCTGGTCTTCGGGCAGATGAATGAGCCGCCCGGCGCGAGGATGCGCGTCGGCTTGTCCGCCTTGACCATTGCCGAGTACTTCCGGGATGTGGAAGGGAAGGACGTTCTCCTTTTCATCGACAACATCTTCCGTTTCACCCAGGCTGGTTCAGAAGTCTCCGCCCTTCTCGGCCGGATGCCCTCGGCCGTAGGGTACCAGCCGACGCTGGCCACTGAGATGGGTCAGCTCCAGGAGCGGATCGCCTCGACCAAGCGCGGATCCATCACCTCGGTTCAGGCCATCTACGTGCCGGCCGACGACATCACTGACCCAGCCCCGGCCACCACCTTTGCCCATCTCGACGCCACGACGGTTCTGTCCCGGCAGATCGCGGAGCTGGGGATCTACCCGGCTGTGGATCCGCTGGATTCGACCTCCCGGATCCTCGATCCGAGGATTGTAGGGGAGGAGCACTACTACGTAGCTCGCACTGTGCAGCAGATCCTCCAGCGCTACAAGGACCTGCAGGACATCATCGCCATTCTGGGTATGGACGAGCTGTCCGACGAGGACAAGCTCATCGTGGCTCGGGCCCGGAAGATCCAGCGTTTCCTCTCCCAGCCCTTCCATGTGGCAGAGGAATTCACGGGGCAACCTGGAAAGTATGTACCCCTGGAGGAGACCATCCGCGGCTTCAAGGGCCTCATCGAGGGAGAGTACGATCACCTGCCCGAGCAGGCCTTCTTCATGGTCGGTACGATTGACGAGGCCATCGAGAAGGCCAAGCGGCTTCAGAGCGCGTAG